A region of the Terriglobia bacterium genome:
CCAGAGCATCCCTCGGACGAGCACCCAAAACATGAATAACCCGGCAGTAACAACGGCCCAGGCCGCCACGATAGGCAGCAACGCCGGCGTTCTGGAAAGACCGGGGTCGAAGGCGATGCTCACTCCAAGCGCAACGGCCGAAGCCAGCGCTCCCAAGCCGACAAATCGTAACCACGACGGCTTTTTCATTGTTTTCACTCCCTCTTCAAGATGCATCCGGCCAGGACGAAAGGAGAGCGGCCTGGAACAGAAAACTAATAGGGTTCGGCTTCGCGGCCGGTTGCCATATTTTCAAAACGGACATACGACTTCATGAACACAATGGGAATCTCCCCGGTAGGCCCGTTGCGTTGTTTTCCGATGATGAGCTTGGTTTCTTCTCCGGCGATATCCTCACCGTCTTCGCTTGACCGGCGCTCGCGAAAGATGAAGATGACGACATCGGCGTCCTGTTCAATCGAGCCCGACTCGCGCAGGTCGGAGAGCATCGGCTTCTGCCCCGGACGCTGCTCGGGAGCGCGGCTCAACTGGGAAAGGGCCAGCACGGGCACATTCAGTTCCTTTGCGATGCTCTTGAGTCCGCGCGAAATGTAGCTGACTTCCTGCGTGCGGTTTTCGTATCGTCCATGCCCGGTGGCAAGCTGAAGGTAATCGATAATCAGCAGGTCGAGGCCTTTTTCGGCCTTCAGCCTGCGTGCCTTGGCGCGAATCTGCATGATGCTCAGGGCCGGCGTGTCTTCAATGTAGAGGGGCGCTTCCGCCAGGCGGCGAAGCGCCTCGGACATCTTGGGCCAGTCGTCCCGCGTCGTGAAACCGGACCGGAGCTTATGGCTGTCAATACGCGCCTCCGAGCAAAGAAGCCGGAGAGCAAGCGACTCTTTACTCATTTCGAGCGAAAAGACCCCAACTTTCTTCCCACAGTTGATGCAGGCATGCGCCGCGATATTCAGGCACAGGGCAGTCTTCCCCAGCGAAGGGCGTGCGGCAAGAACGATCAACTCACCCGGCTGGAACCCGGAGGTCATGTTGTCCAGCTCGATGAACCCGGTCTCAATCCCGGTGATCCGATGGCCACGGTCGAGCAGCTTCTCGAGGTCCCCAAAACTGGTCTTAACAATCTGGCGAATATCGAGAAAGCCTGACTGTGTCCTCTTCTCGGCTATCTCAAAAATCTGCCCCTGGGCCAGGTCGATCAGAGTTTCGGGATCATCAACTCCCTCAAAGCACCGTGTGATGACGTTGTTCGAGGCGTTGATAAGCCGCCGGACCAGCGATTTCTCTTTGATAATGCGCGAATACTCTTCAATGCTGGCGGAAACGCCAATGGGAATCCCGTCTGTCAGCGCCGCCAGGTACCCCGCCCCGCCTACTTTTTCCAGCAGCCCTTCGCGCGAAAGGTCCTCAGAAAGCGTCACCAGATCAATGGTCCGGTTCTTCTCGGAAAGCAGCATCATCTTTTCGAAGATCGTGCGATGCCCGTCTGAAAAGAAATCGTTCAGGTCGATGGTTTCCAGGACCTGGTTCAGCACACCATTGTCCAGCAGGATGGAACCCAGCAGCGCGCGTTCCGCTTCAAGGTTGTGGGGAAAGGCCCTCTCGGTGACGGTAGCGCTTGGCATGAAAAACGAACCCCGATGTGCGGTAGGAGGCGATTATAGCAGCGATGAATTTCAAGAGGAACAGATTCTTTGGCGACGCTGCTTCGAGAGATGTTTATCCCCAAGCCGAGACTTACCAGATCATCAGAAAAGGCTAAGATTGCGGAGCGGTCTCGTCGTTCTCGCTTTCAGTTTGCGCCTTAGCCTCGGGGGCGGCTTCCAGCTCGCTTGGGGGCCCAGCCGCGGCGGCCGCTTCAGCGGCGACGCTTTCCGGCGCGACTTCAGGTTCGCCATCGCTTTCGACGCGCACCTTCACCGTGACCGTAACATCGCGGTGCAGCCTGACCGGAACGTCAACCTCACCGAGGGACTTCAGAGGGCTGCCCAGATGAATCTTACGGCGGCTGATCGAGTAGCCCTGAGCTGCAAGACCTTCCTCGATATCCAAGGCGGTGACAGAACCGAAAAGCTGTCCCTTTTCACCGGAGCGGCGGGTAGCCACTACTGTGACGCCTTCCATCAGCTTGCCGAGATCTTCGGCTTCTCCCCGCTCGCTGGCTTCCAGCTTCAGGAAGCGCACCCGCTGCTGCTCAACCCACTTTCGGTTCTGGGCCGTCGCGGCGATCGCCATCTTTCTGGGCAGCAGATAATTCCGCCCGTAGCCGTTTGCCACTTTGACGATCTGCCCACGCGATCCAAGCGTTTCAACATTTTCAAGAAGAATGACTTCCATGTCCTGCCTCTCCGATTACCAATTTTCGCCTTGCTTTTCCCCCGCGCGCCTGCCAGCAGCCGGGAGGAAACTAGACCTCCGACGCGAAAGGAAGCAGCGCAATATTGCGGGCCTGCTTGATGGCCCGGGTCAGCGCGCGCTGATGCGGCGAGCAGGTCCCCGTCAGCCGCCGGGGAAGGATCTTGCCCCGATCCGCGACAAACGACCCGATCAGCCTTACGTCCTTGTAGTCGATAAATCCGATCTTCTCCACGCAGAACTTGCAGACCTTGCGCCGGCGGAAGTATTGCCTCCGCCCGCCTGGTCCACCTGCCGGGCGCCTTCCGGGACCGCCTTCTGCCGATTTTGATCGATCATAAGCCATAGGTGTTACTCTCCCTTAACTCTGAGATGCCGTTTCCGTTCCGGACGGTGCTTCAGGCGCGGCGGGTGGCGGCGCTGCCGGGCGCTCTAACGAAGCTTTCTTTTCCGCTTCCGGCTTCACGCGCTCATCAACCCGGACAGTCTGATACTTGATCACCGCGTCGGTGACCTTCAGCCTCCGCTCGAATTCACGCACCGTGTCGCCGTTCCCTTCAAAGATGAAGAGGATGTAAAAACCCTCACGTTGCTTCTTCACGCGGTAAGCAAGCCGTCGCCGGCCCATCTTGTCGATCTTTTCAGTTTTTCCGCCCGCGCCCGAAACCACCGCGTCCATCTGGGCGGTCAGTTTATCAATTTCCGGCTCGGGCACGTCGGTCCGAGCAATAAACATCATTTCGTATTTCGCCATAAATTCTCACTGCTCCTCTGCCTGTGCCTGGACCTTTCGATTGAAAAGGTTCATTGCTTTTTCTACGCCTTCCTTCAGGATCACCCGGACCGCCTCGACGGCCCGATCGACCATCTGCGCCACAACTTGCTGGTCCCTTTCACGGAAAGGAGAGAGGACGTAAGCGACCAGGTCCTCCGCCGGATTATCAGGCCCGACCCCCATGCGTATACGCGTAAAGAGGTCTGTCTCGAGCGCGCCGATTACCGACTTCAAACCGTTGTGGCCACCGGCGCTGCCCCTCGGGCGAATCCGCAGCGAGCCCAGCGGAAGATCGACATCGTCTACCAGCACGATTAAATCCTCCAGAGGCACATCCAAGCTCCGCAAAAGGCCCGAAACCGAAACTCCACTCAGGTTCATGAACGTCTGAGGCTTTGCCAGAACCACCTGCTCGCCCTGAAACCGGGCGGAAGTAATTTTCGCGCGGGCTTCGCGGCGCGAGAATTCCGCCCGGCAAATTTCCGCCAGGCGGTCAACCGCCATGAACCCCAGATTGTGGGGCGTCAAATGGTATTCGCACCCGGGGTTACCCAGACCCACAATCAGTTTCACCCCGCTTGTTCCATTCCCTTCTATACCAGCGGGCGCTGATCGCACGCTTATTTCTTTTCTTTCTTGCCTTCTGCCTTCGCTTCCTTCGCTTCTTCGGCGCCTTCCTCTTCTTCCGGCTTGCGCTTGCGGATCAATTCGGGTTCGGAAGGCACTGGCGCAGCTTCAGCCGTTTCCGCTGCCGGCTCAACCTCCGCCTTCGGGGCCACGACATGGGCCACAACGCGGCCCGGTTCCGCTACCACTTTCACGCTGGCTGCCACAGGCAGGTCAGAAACGCGAAGCTGGCGCCCGATCACCAGGTCAGACACATCCACGGTGATGTGCTCCGGGATGTCGTCGGGAAGGCACTCCACCTCTACTTCGCGCAGGATGAACTCCAGTACGCCGCCCTGGAGTTTGACGCCCTGGGGCTCTCCGGTTATCCGGATGGGCACCCGCACCTTCAATTTTTCATCGCGGGCGATCCGGACCATATCGACGTGCATCAGGCCACCCTTGATGGGCTCCCACTGCCACTCACGCAGCATGACTCGCGCCGGGGCTTTGTCCGGGATTTGCAAAGTGAAGATGGCGTTGTGCCCGGCCTCGGAATGTAGAATGCGGACGATCGCCTTCGGATCGACGGTGAGAGAAACCGAAGGTCCTCCGCCGCCGTAGACCACCGCGGGAACGCGGCCGGAATGCCGCAGCCGCCTGGCGGCATTCTTGCCGAAACTTTCGCGTGCCTGGGCCTCAACGTTTAATATTTCAGCCATGATTGTTTACACCTCGAAAATCAGACGCAAGCCAGCCGGTCGGGAGTTAGATAAACAACCTGCTCACCGACGTTTCCTTATAGATCGACTTGATGGCTTCCGCCAGCAGATTTGCCACGCTCAGGACCTTGATGCGTTCGCACGCCTGGGCTTCCGGGAGCAGGGGAATCGAGTTCGTAGCCACAACCTGTTCGAGCGGCGAATCCATGATGTTGTCGATCGCGCTCCCGGCAAAAACTCCATGGGTGCAGCAGGCAAGAACACGGCTGGCGCCCTTGGCCTTCAAAGCCTTTGCTCCCTGGCCGAGCGTACCGCCGGTCCCGATCATATCGTCGACGATCAGGCAACTCTTGCCATCGACTTCGCCGATCACGTTGAACATCTCGACCACGTCCGCATCTTCCCGGCGCTTGTCGATGATGGCCAGAGGCACCTTCAACCGTTTGGCAAAGGCCCTGGCCCGCTCCACTCCGCCGGGGTCGGGCGACACCACCACCAGGTTCTTAAGTCGCAGCTTTCGGAAATAATTCACCGTAACCGGCGTCGCATACAGATGATCGACCGGAATATCGAAATAACCCTGAATCTGCCCCGCGTGCAAATCGAGCGCCAGCACCCGGTTGGCTCCTGCTGAGGTCAAGAGATCGGCCACCAGCTTGGCTGAGATGGGCACGCGCGGCCGGTCTTTCCGGTCCTGACGGGCGTAGCCGTAATACGGCATCACCGCGGTAATCCGGTAAGCGGAAGCCCGCCGCAGAGCATCAAGAATGATCAGCAGCTCAACCAGGTTCTCATTCACGGGCCGGCAGGTCGGCTGCACGATAAAAACGTCCGCCCCGCGAACGTTTTCCATGATCTGGAGCCGCACTTCACCGTCGGGAAAGCGGCTGACGTTCATCCGCGCCAGCGGGACCCCCAGGTGCTGGCAGATTTCCCGTGCCAGGGCCGGGTGGGCATTTCCTGTCAGGATTTTCAGCGCGTGATGAATCCGATCAGCCATTCGCGTCCGTCAGCATTCTCTCCTGATCCTTAATTATGGCTGGGAGGCCTGGATTCGAACCAGAGTTCCATGCTCCAAAGGCATGTGTCCTACCACTGGACGACCTCCCAGTACCCTGACCCGAAAGCGGGAGACGGTCCATTAAAGCTTCGCCGCGCGCTAAGGGTACCGCCCGCGCCCGGGTATGGAACAGGTCCTTCTCACGCCGATTCCGTCAAACGTAAAGCCGCTTGAGATAGGCCGCGCGAGAAAGTGTCCGAACCTGAAACACCTTCCATCCAGCGGGTATCCGAGTTGCCGCTTCCCTCAGTTGTTGGGCAGATTCATAGACGGCGTATAGCGCTGAACCGCTACCCGTCAGGGAGGCTGTTTCGGCCCCGGCCCGGATAAGCTGGCGTTTTACTCTTGCCAGCTCAGGCCACCTCGCGAAAACGAACCCTTCAAAATCGTTTTCGGCCGGCCCCCAGGCTTCCAGGGGAAAAGGTGGCCGCTTGCCCAAAGAGCTAATTCTACGATCTTCTTCTCCCTCCGTCAACCGCATATCCAGCCCTCGATAAGCTTCCGCGGTCGAAACAGAGAATCCGGGGAAGGCGATCAGGCAATGACGCGCCGGAAGGTCAGTGAGCGGATAAACCTCTTCGCCACGCCCGCAGCCGAGCACGCGGCCACCCAGAAGGAACAGCGGAACGTCTGAGCCGAGCTTCGCAGCCAGCTCCAGCCGGGCTGCAAGGCAAAGCCGGTTGCCCGTCAGGCGTTCCAGAGCCAGTAGCGTAACTGCCGCATCGCTGCTGCCACCGCCCAATCCCGCACCCACTGGAATTTGCTTTTCGAGCTTGAGTCGAATCCCGCCTTCAAAACCGCGCGCGCGCTGCCAGAGCTCGGCGGTCCGGTAGACCAGGTTGTCCCGTCCCGAGCTGACATCTGCACAATCGCACTCGAACCGGATGCCTTTCTGGCGCGAGGAAATGAGGGCCTCCACGCGGTCAGCGAGTGCTACTGTTTGATAGATGGTGCGAATTTCGTGGAAGCCGTCCGGGCGTTTGGCGAAGACCTTGAGTCCGAGGTTAACCTTGGCAAAAGCGCGGGCTTGGACGGTTTTGATCAAGAGATACGACAGGACGGCGCCCCACCCCGCAAAACTGGGAAAGCAAACGGAGCAAATTGAATTGCGACGCTAATTCTGTCCCACTGGGCTGGCCGGCTGGCCGATCTGGCGCTTCAAGTTGTTGACCTGCTTACGGAGCTTGGCGGCCTGCTGGGGGTCAAAGTCACCCGACACCCCCTTATGCTCGAATCTCAGGGCATGCTCCCATTCCTGGAGCGCCTTCGCCTTTTCGCCCAGCGCCAGATAGACGTAGCCCAGGTGCTCGCGGATGGTGGGGTCATCAGGAATCAGTTTGACGGCTTTTTCCAGCGGGCCCTGCGCCATGTCATTGCGGTTCATCTTATGATACGCCCAGCCCAGGCTGTCGAGGTAGGCGCCGTTGTTGGGCTCGATTTTGAGCGCGTCCTTGATGTACTTCACGGACTCATCCAGGCGCACGCCGCGGTCCGCCAGCATGTAGCCCAGGTAGTTTGCAGCGGCATCATTTAACGGATCGACATCAAGGACCTTTCTGAACTGATCTTCCGCCAGATCAAACTTTTTTTGCCGTTCGTAAATGGAGCCCAGCAGGAACCGGGCGTATTCCTGGTCATCGGGATTGTGGCTGAGCGCCAGGGCCTTCTGGACGACCTCCTCGGCCTTGGTATAGAGCTTGGCCTGCGAGTAGATCTGCGCAATCGACAAGTAGATGTCGCGATCATCGGCATTGCCCGTCAGCATGCTTTGGAGCTGGGCCACGGCTTCATCCCGATGCCCTTCCTGTCCCAGCAGCGAAGCGCGCTGCATCCGCAGTTCGCGGTTGTCCGGGTATTTCTTCAGCGCTGCATCCGCTTCTTGAAGGGCCTTGCGGTTCTGGTGCATCAGATCGTGGAGGGTCCCGACAATCAGAGATTCTCCGCGCGGCGACTGGTCCCCACCCAACGCCACAATGCGTTGGAAGGTCTCGATGGCCTTGTCGAAGTCCTCCTGATGCTGGTACACCGTTCCCAGGAGCTGTAGATAAATGGCGCGATTGTTGGCTTCGGCCGGGTTGTACTTTCCGTCCGCTTTTTCGGTCTTCTTCAGCACGTCCTGCAGTAAACTGACCGCCTTGGCTTCATTGCCCAGGGTGTCTTCCAGGATGGCCTCCTGATAAGGAATTTCAGGATTGTCGGGCGCCAGCCCTCGCGCCTGTTCCAGCTCTTTCCGGGCATCGTCAAAATTGCCCATTTGGCGGTCGAGCTGGGCCAGCCGGACGTACGACGTCGGAGACTGCGGGTCAGACTTGACCATTTCCTGAAGCTGCGCCCGCGCCTCCTCCATCTTCCCCTGGGCCATCAGCGCTTCCGCGTAAGCGCGCCGAATGTCTTCGCTGTCAGGTTCGCTGTCCAAGGCTTTCTTGAATACTTCCTCGGCTTTCGTTAAATTACGGGTCTGAGCGTAGGAACTCCCCAGGAGATAGAGCAGCGCCGGGTCCATACGGCTGTCAGGAACGTTCTCAAGCAGAGAAATGATCTTGTCATAATCGCCCTGATCAAAGTAGAGCTGCGTCAGATTGACCAGAACATTGCGCGATTCGGGATTGTCAGAAAGAATCTTCTCAAACAGGGCTTCGGCTTTCTGGGGCTGATTGTCAGCCTTGTATAGCCTGCCCAGCATCAGGGCGGAGTCGGCGTCGTCCGGGTCGAGCCGGTGCACGGCTTCAAATTCGGCGATGGCCTTTTGCAGCATCCCTGGCGTCGCCGAACCCGAATTGGAATCGCCCATGGAACTGACATAGATGCGGGCGAGCAGGCGGTGGGCCTGGAGATCGTCCGGATTATCTTTGAGCACGGCCTGAACTTCGTTAACGGCGTCCTCAAGGCGGCTGACCCGCCAATAGAGTTCGGCAAGCTGCACCCGAAGGAAAAGCGAGCCAGGATCGGCAGCAATGGCCTTCTGATATTCGGTGATGGCGCGGTCAACGTAGTCGCTGCGATTGTAAATGCCGGCCAGGTCCTTGTATCGCTGCGCCAGCATGTAATGGTAATAAGCTGCAGCGTGGTCCTGCGTTGCCGTTGCCGGGGCCGTGGAGTCCTGGCCCTTACTCTGCACCTGCGCTCCCGCCAGAGGTACAGACACAAGCAGGAGCAGGCTGATGCCCGCTACGCCATATCTCATTCTTCTTGTCGTCATTTCCGCACTTCGCCCTTCTATCACTATCCTCGGAATTATCGCACACGGCCAATACACTGTCAAAATCGGCAAAGGTGAAAAGTCATTGAATTAACGGCGCTTCTCCCCGGTCGAATCGCGCCTGACCCAGTGCGCTGGCAACTGGAGAAATATCGGCTGTTGTGCCACTCTGGCAGCAGTGCGCCAGGGGATTGTGTCCTGCGGCGGCCCGCGCCCTGCCGGCCAACTTTGAGCCCAGAGGTGGATCCATGACTCGCGCTGATGCTTCGCCTGCTGAATTTCACCAGGTCCTGCTTGAAACCTACGCCGTGAACGACCGTATGAACCAGTTGATCGTCGAGCATTTGGACCCACGTGCCTGGCGGGCCAAGCCTCCCGGCCGCAAAACCCGCACCATCGCCGCGATATTCGCTCATGTGCACAACGTCCGCCGCAAATGGCTGAGGCTCTCCGCACCGCATCTCAAATTACCAGCTCAGATGGACCGGTCCCGCTGCACTCCGCGCCAGGCTCGCACTGCACTTGCGGAAAGCGCCCTGCGATGCGGGGAGATGCTTGCGGAGGTTCTGGGCCACCCGGAGGGCCGCGTCAAACAATTCCGTCGCGACGGTTGGGCAAGGCCATGGCACCCGGGCGCCGCCATGTTCACCTACATGGTTGTGCATGACGCTCACCATCGCGGAGAGGCGTGCATGTTGGCGCATCAGGTAGGATTCCCGCTTCCCGCCAACATCAACTACGGAATCTGGACCTGGGAAAAACTATGGAAGGAGTGTGGGTTTACTCGTCCGCGTTGAGGCGCAGGCGGACGGCCGCCCCGCCCTGCAGATAGACGCGGAAGGCGAGAAGTCTGAAAAAAGATGGAATCGGCGCTCTCCTCCGGCCGGAAAGAACTTGCGTGCCCATCGACGGCCGGCAGTCCGCGAAGTGGCCTGGCCTTACACATAGAGAACTTCCGAACCAGGCCCTAACCTGCTGAAAAGATACCCGTCTACGCTGCTCGGAGATGGTGGTTCGGGTGCCGGCTGGCAATCTTGGGAGAAGTTTATGCAGGTCCAGTGATCTTTTGGCCGGATTGTAGAACCGGAAACAAGTTGCACGGTCGAGGGTCAAGGACTGACGGCGGATGCACGTTTTGAGAACAACCGCCCAAGAAGGTCGTGCTCCTAAGCTGCTGAATCAAGGGCATAATCAGCACACATCGGTGGGCCGCTTATTAAAACACGGCAATCGCCCGGCGATCGACGATTTGGCAGGCGAAGTGCCTGATGAGTCCAACCAGAAGGTGGACATGTGCCGGTGCGCGGCGGCTGCGGGAGGGCGGCCACGCGCACTGTGCACGTCTGCCGGAAATGCCTGATGCCGGACGGATCTACAATGGATTAAAAGAGATCACGTCCTTCAACGCTGACGAGTAATGTCGCCCCTACGGGCAAGCTCAAATCCGAGGTTTCAAAATGCCTCCCCGAGGGCATGCCTCAAGTACTCATGCCGACCTGTAAAGCTTTGCGCAGAGAAGCCAGATCGCCAGGTTAATCGCCACCGCAACGAAAACACCGCCGAGTGATAGTTGGCTTATGGTGGCAGGGACGACGTGGAGAACCAATCTCTGGACAGCAAAGGCGGCAAGCAGCCCGCCGGGGAGCAGCAACAGATTTCCGGCAACCAGGAGGCCAACGCCAATTCCGGAGACGAGCGGGCTGGGACTCGAACTGTAACTGGCGGCCCACGAGAATGCTATGCCAGTCACCTGCAAGCTCAGGAATATCATCCAGGCTTTGCCGCTCACCGAGCCCTCTCGTTCGTCGTCGATGTCATATCGGCAGGGCGCCGTTTCAGGCGGACTTTTCCGACCGCTGCCCGGCAAAGGGTCCAGCCCCTGAATTGGGCATTGCCCACTCGCTGGCAAATACAGCCATGGCGCATTATGCCATGTGTGCAGGGAATTAAGAGAATGCGGCCGGCGGGCCTCGACGGCAGCCGGCGCCAGGTCCGGTCAGCACCCACCTCTTGTCAGCCATCCCTCTCATTGCGTATGATGACCTCCAATCCCAGGGAAGTTTCAAAAGCAGCCATCGCCGGCCACTTCGGCATGAAGGGAGGAAGTATGAAAGCCAGAATTCCAATTCTCAATGTGGTCCTCGTGCTCGTTTGCGCATCTATCCTTTCAGCGCAGGATTGGGCGCGGGCGAAAGTGGATAAATCTCCCCGGCACCGCGAGTGGGTGACCGTGAAGCACGACAGTCGCAGCGTGGACACCTTCGTTGTCTACCCTGAGGCCAGCGACAAGCGGCCTGTGGTTCTGATTATTCACGAAATCTTCGGAATGACGGATTGGGTGCAGGACCTCGCCGATCAGGTCGCCGAAGCCGGTTACATCGCCGTTGCTCCCGACCTGCTGTCCGGTATGGGGCCGAACGGCGGCGGAAGTTCCGCGTTTCCCCAGGGCGAAGCCGTTAAGGCGGTCAGCCACCTGAATCCTGATCAGATCACGGCTGACCTGAATGCCGTCGCCGATTACGCGCTAAAGATCCCTTCGGCGAACGGCAAGCTCTACGTGGCCGGGTTCTGCTGGGGCGGCGGGCAAAGTTTCCGCTTTGCCACCAACCGTCCCAACCTCTCTGCCGCCTTCGTTTTCTACGGACCGCCGCCGCCCGCCGACGCCATGGCTCGAATCAACGCTCCGGTGTATGGATTCTATGCCGGCAATGACGAACGCATCGGAGCCACCATTCCGACCGCGCGTGAAAACATGAAGACCGCCGGTAAAGCCTACGAACCCGTCACCTACGAGGGGGCCGGGCATGGCTTTATGCGCGGGGGCGAAGCGCCGGACGCGAACGCGGCCAACCAGAAAGCTCGCGACGAGGCGTGGGCGCGCTGGAAGAGCCTCCTCGCGCGCGGGCATTAAGCTGGGGGGTTGTGGCGCCACTACTCCTGCGCCGACGGTGCGGTTGACAGCATCTCTTGGATCGGCACGACCTTTCGCCAAATCCAGTACGCCAGCACGCCTGAGACGATAATCACGAAGGCCATGAATGAGGGCCATGGCTGCGCCAAAAACGCATCCACCACAAACCAGACCGACACGCCCACGAAGAGCCACATCGTGTACGGATACCCCCACATCCTGTAGGGCCTCTGTCGATGCGGCTGTTTTCGTCTTAACACAAAAACGGCGGCCACACTCAACGTATAGAATATCCACGCCGCCACGATTGAGTATGAGTATAGCGTATCGTAGGAACCAGTAAGGATGAGGGCTGCCGTCCAGATTCCTCCCCACACGATGGCGGAGCCGGGCGTCTGAAACCGCGGATGGATTTTCCCGAACCGCGCGAAAAACAGCCGGTCGCGTGCCTGGGCAAACGGTAGGCGCGCCGCCGTCAAAACGCAGCCGTTCACCGCGCCGATAATCGAAAGCAGAACCGTAACGGATACAAATGTTCCGCCGATGGACCCCATTGTTCGCGTTGCCAGGTCTGCTCCCACGCGCTCGGTCGAGGCGATTTCCGGTATCGTCATCACCCTCAGGTAAGCCAGATTTGCGAACAGGTAAAGGACGATGACCGCCGCCATCCCAATCACCAGGGCGCGCAGCAGGTTTCGCTGGGGATTTCGCACCTCACCCGCCACAAAGCTGACGTAGCTCCAGCCGTTGTACACCATCAGGCAGGCTGCCAGCGCGATGTTGAAGTGCCCGATGGTCAATGGAACGTGATCGGGCGTCCTGAGAGCGGCAGCAGGATGGGACAACAGGAACCCCGCACCGATAAGGACCAGCAATGCGGCAATTTTCAAAGCGGTGAAAACTCGCTGCACCCAGGCGCCTTCTTTTACGCCCAGGTAATTTACCGCCGACAGCGCCGCAATGAGTCCAATCGAAACCACTTTGCTTGCGGCCGGCGTGAGCGGCACAAAATAACCCGCATAGATGGAAAACGTCACCGCCAGCCATGCGCTCCCGCCCGACAAAACCGCCAGCATAAAGGTCCAGCCGCACACGAATGCGCACAGCGGACCGTAAGCTTCACGCAGGTAAACATACTGCCCGCCCGTGGCGGGTATCATCGCCCCCAGTTCGGCGTAAGCAAGGGCACCGAAAAGCGAGAGCACGCCTGCGCCGATCCAA
Encoded here:
- the dnaB gene encoding replicative DNA helicase, which gives rise to MPSATVTERAFPHNLEAERALLGSILLDNGVLNQVLETIDLNDFFSDGHRTIFEKMMLLSEKNRTIDLVTLSEDLSREGLLEKVGGAGYLAALTDGIPIGVSASIEEYSRIIKEKSLVRRLINASNNVITRCFEGVDDPETLIDLAQGQIFEIAEKRTQSGFLDIRQIVKTSFGDLEKLLDRGHRITGIETGFIELDNMTSGFQPGELIVLAARPSLGKTALCLNIAAHACINCGKKVGVFSLEMSKESLALRLLCSEARIDSHKLRSGFTTRDDWPKMSEALRRLAEAPLYIEDTPALSIMQIRAKARRLKAEKGLDLLIIDYLQLATGHGRYENRTQEVSYISRGLKSIAKELNVPVLALSQLSRAPEQRPGQKPMLSDLRESGSIEQDADVVIFIFRERRSSEDGEDIAGEETKLIIGKQRNGPTGEIPIVFMKSYVRFENMATGREAEPY
- the rplI gene encoding 50S ribosomal protein L9; the encoded protein is MEVILLENVETLGSRGQIVKVANGYGRNYLLPRKMAIAATAQNRKWVEQQRVRFLKLEASERGEAEDLGKLMEGVTVVATRRSGEKGQLFGSVTALDIEEGLAAQGYSISRRKIHLGSPLKSLGEVDVPVRLHRDVTVTVKVRVESDGEPEVAPESVAAEAAAAAGPPSELEAAPEAKAQTESENDETAPQS
- the rpsR gene encoding 30S ribosomal protein S18, which gives rise to MAYDRSKSAEGGPGRRPAGGPGGRRQYFRRRKVCKFCVEKIGFIDYKDVRLIGSFVADRGKILPRRLTGTCSPHQRALTRAIKQARNIALLPFASEV
- the rpsF gene encoding 30S ribosomal protein S6; translation: MAKYEMMFIARTDVPEPEIDKLTAQMDAVVSGAGGKTEKIDKMGRRRLAYRVKKQREGFYILFIFEGNGDTVREFERRLKVTDAVIKYQTVRVDERVKPEAEKKASLERPAAPPPAAPEAPSGTETASQS
- the pth gene encoding aminoacyl-tRNA hydrolase; protein product: MKLIVGLGNPGCEYHLTPHNLGFMAVDRLAEICRAEFSRREARAKITSARFQGEQVVLAKPQTFMNLSGVSVSGLLRSLDVPLEDLIVLVDDVDLPLGSLRIRPRGSAGGHNGLKSVIGALETDLFTRIRMGVGPDNPAEDLVAYVLSPFRERDQQVVAQMVDRAVEAVRVILKEGVEKAMNLFNRKVQAQAEEQ
- a CDS encoding 50S ribosomal protein L25; this encodes MAEILNVEAQARESFGKNAARRLRHSGRVPAVVYGGGGPSVSLTVDPKAIVRILHSEAGHNAIFTLQIPDKAPARVMLREWQWEPIKGGLMHVDMVRIARDEKLKVRVPIRITGEPQGVKLQGGVLEFILREVEVECLPDDIPEHITVDVSDLVIGRQLRVSDLPVAASVKVVAEPGRVVAHVVAPKAEVEPAAETAEAAPVPSEPELIRKRKPEEEEGAEEAKEAKAEGKKEKK
- a CDS encoding ribose-phosphate pyrophosphokinase, whose translation is MADRIHHALKILTGNAHPALAREICQHLGVPLARMNVSRFPDGEVRLQIMENVRGADVFIVQPTCRPVNENLVELLIILDALRRASAYRITAVMPYYGYARQDRKDRPRVPISAKLVADLLTSAGANRVLALDLHAGQIQGYFDIPVDHLYATPVTVNYFRKLRLKNLVVVSPDPGGVERARAFAKRLKVPLAIIDKRREDADVVEMFNVIGEVDGKSCLIVDDMIGTGGTLGQGAKALKAKGASRVLACCTHGVFAGSAIDNIMDSPLEQVVATNSIPLLPEAQACERIKVLSVANLLAEAIKSIYKETSVSRLFI
- the ispE gene encoding 4-(cytidine 5'-diphospho)-2-C-methyl-D-erythritol kinase, which translates into the protein MIKTVQARAFAKVNLGLKVFAKRPDGFHEIRTIYQTVALADRVEALISSRQKGIRFECDCADVSSGRDNLVYRTAELWQRARGFEGGIRLKLEKQIPVGAGLGGGSSDAAVTLLALERLTGNRLCLAARLELAAKLGSDVPLFLLGGRVLGCGRGEEVYPLTDLPARHCLIAFPGFSVSTAEAYRGLDMRLTEGEEDRRISSLGKRPPFPLEAWGPAENDFEGFVFARWPELARVKRQLIRAGAETASLTGSGSALYAVYESAQQLREAATRIPAGWKVFQVRTLSRAAYLKRLYV
- a CDS encoding tetratricopeptide repeat protein; translation: MTTRRMRYGVAGISLLLLVSVPLAGAQVQSKGQDSTAPATATQDHAAAYYHYMLAQRYKDLAGIYNRSDYVDRAITEYQKAIAADPGSLFLRVQLAELYWRVSRLEDAVNEVQAVLKDNPDDLQAHRLLARIYVSSMGDSNSGSATPGMLQKAIAEFEAVHRLDPDDADSALMLGRLYKADNQPQKAEALFEKILSDNPESRNVLVNLTQLYFDQGDYDKIISLLENVPDSRMDPALLYLLGSSYAQTRNLTKAEEVFKKALDSEPDSEDIRRAYAEALMAQGKMEEARAQLQEMVKSDPQSPTSYVRLAQLDRQMGNFDDARKELEQARGLAPDNPEIPYQEAILEDTLGNEAKAVSLLQDVLKKTEKADGKYNPAEANNRAIYLQLLGTVYQHQEDFDKAIETFQRIVALGGDQSPRGESLIVGTLHDLMHQNRKALQEADAALKKYPDNRELRMQRASLLGQEGHRDEAVAQLQSMLTGNADDRDIYLSIAQIYSQAKLYTKAEEVVQKALALSHNPDDQEYARFLLGSIYERQKKFDLAEDQFRKVLDVDPLNDAAANYLGYMLADRGVRLDESVKYIKDALKIEPNNGAYLDSLGWAYHKMNRNDMAQGPLEKAVKLIPDDPTIREHLGYVYLALGEKAKALQEWEHALRFEHKGVSGDFDPQQAAKLRKQVNNLKRQIGQPASPVGQN